A window from Triticum aestivum cultivar Chinese Spring chromosome 6D, IWGSC CS RefSeq v2.1, whole genome shotgun sequence encodes these proteins:
- the LOC123142565 gene encoding 50S ribosomal protein L2, chloroplastic-like — MVPLQAGYPSGPPPPLLHLQPRILNNTAKHLYKTPIPSTRKGTVDRQVKSNPRNNLIHGRHRCGKGRNSRGIITARHRGGGHKRLYRKIDFRRNQKDISGRIVTIEYDPNQNAYICLIHYGDGEKRYILHPKGAIIGDTIVSGTKVPISMGNALPLKSTSTDMPLGTAMHNIEITRGRGGQLARAAGAVAKLIAKEGKSATLRLPSGEVRLVSQNCLATVGQVGNVGVNRKSLGRAGSKCWLGKRPVVRGVVMNPVDHPHGGGEGKAPIGRKKPTTPWGYPALGRRTRKRKKYSDSFILRRRK; from the exons GAGAATACTTAATAATACGGCGAAACATTTATACAAAACACCTATCCCGAGCACACGCAAGGGAACCGTAGACAGGCAAGTGAAATCCAATCCACGAAATAATTTGATCCATGGACGGCACCGTTGTGGTAAAGGTCGTAATTCCAGAGGAATCATTACCGCAAGGCATAGAGGGGGAGGTCATAAGCGCCTATACCGTAAAATAGATTTTCGACGGAATCAAAAAGACATATCTGGTAGAATCGTAACCATAGAATACGACCCTAATCAAAATGCATACATTTGTCTCATACACTATGGGGATGGTGAGAAGAGATATATTTTACATCCCAAAGGGGCTATAATTGGAGATACTATTGTTTCTGGTACAAAAGTTCCTATATCAATGGGAAATGCCCTACCTTTGA AATCTACTTCAACCGATATGCCCTTAGGCACGGCCATGCATAACATAGAAATCACACGTGGAAGGGGTGGGCAATTAGCTAGAGCAGCAGGTGCTGTAGCGAAACTCATTGCAAAAGAGGGTAAATCGGCCACTTTAAGATTACCATCTGGGGAGGTCCGTTTAGTATCCCAAAACTGCTTAGCAACAGTCGGACAAGTGGGTAATGTTGGGGTGAACCGAAAAAGTTTGGGTAGAGCCGGATCTAAGTGTTGGCTAGGTAAACGCCCCGTAGTAAGAGGGGTAGTTATGAACCCTGTGGACCACCCCCATGGGGGCGGTGAAGGGAAAGCTCCCATTGGTAGAAAAAAACCCACAACCCCTTGGGGTTATCCTGCGCTTGGAAGAAGAACtaggaaaaggaaaaaatatagcGATAGTTTTATTCTTCGTCGCCGTAAGTAA